Proteins from one Robertmurraya sp. FSL R5-0851 genomic window:
- a CDS encoding DUF4258 domain-containing protein, with product MNLKELKKVLMTGKGLIIIGTHTKERLEKRGYTKGDIVSAIFTGEIVERQGVNKVAIAGRDKDDNPIVIVVAKESLLSYKLVTVMPPIDHFRFKDCI from the coding sequence ATGAACTTAAAAGAGCTAAAAAAGGTCTTAATGACAGGCAAAGGATTAATTATTATTGGTACGCACACCAAAGAGCGGTTAGAGAAGCGTGGGTATACCAAAGGGGACATTGTTTCTGCAATCTTCACAGGTGAAATTGTAGAACGACAAGGAGTTAACAAAGTGGCCATTGCAGGACGAGATAAAGATGATAACCCCATTGTAATTGTGGTTGCAAAGGAATCTCTTCTGTCCTACAAGCTAGTAACGGTTATGCCGCCAATCGACCACTTTCGTTTCAAGGACTGTATTTAA
- a CDS encoding PrgI family mobile element protein, translating into MRKETVPIDMSSEQKTILGFISKRQLIYIVAGGALLYAYVPMVFKLFPNFIIGGVAALISAIPTLIVVFIFAFWKKQKLHLNFDQYIMIKISYKGQIGIWRKGSKPKDWMVK; encoded by the coding sequence GTGAGAAAAGAAACAGTGCCAATCGACATGTCCTCTGAGCAAAAAACCATTTTAGGCTTCATCTCTAAGAGGCAACTGATTTATATCGTTGCAGGAGGAGCCCTCCTATATGCATATGTCCCTATGGTCTTCAAATTATTCCCCAATTTTATTATCGGTGGTGTAGCTGCTCTGATTTCAGCTATCCCTACACTAATTGTAGTTTTTATCTTTGCATTCTGGAAGAAACAAAAACTTCATCTGAATTTTGATCAATACATTATGATCAAAATTAGTTATAAAGGACAAATTGGGATTTGGAGAAAAGGAAGTAAACCTAAAGACTGGATGGTGAAATAA
- a CDS encoding IS4 family transposase: MDKITRKTSFGQWFSPINVELFDDQVKTLKLDFYTKKLTTESFLKLLLYAQLEEVESLHALSDCLFDDQLQKGIDLDSISISQLSRRLNGMNPDLFQRLFLDLVAQIHAKTHYTKLVMPLKIIDSSTLPLNLTNHKWAEFRKTKAGVKLHLRLVFMEKGISYPEKAVLTMAKEHDRGQLEIMVDDKECMYVFDRGYLDYERFDRMTDDGYFFLSRLRKNAVIREVYDYNLPEDTNVLSDQMVLIGTTQNRTENYFRLLRVMDSKGNELQLLTNRFDLSAEEISEMYKSRWAIELFFKWIKQHLNIKKFYGRSEWAIHNQVFIALIVFCLHVLVQLETKSKRKTLQISRYLRAVLWKPAHIWLRKIEGKTIP; the protein is encoded by the coding sequence ATGGATAAGATTACACGAAAAACATCATTTGGACAATGGTTTTCACCTATAAATGTTGAATTATTTGATGATCAAGTGAAAACATTGAAATTAGATTTCTATACGAAAAAACTTACGACGGAATCATTTTTAAAATTATTACTTTATGCACAGCTTGAAGAAGTAGAAAGTCTTCATGCGTTGAGTGATTGTCTTTTTGATGATCAACTCCAAAAAGGCATTGATCTGGATTCCATTAGTATTTCTCAGCTTTCACGACGATTAAATGGGATGAATCCAGATTTATTCCAACGACTTTTCCTTGATCTGGTCGCACAAATTCATGCCAAAACACACTACACCAAACTCGTCATGCCGTTAAAAATCATTGATTCAAGCACATTGCCACTTAATTTGACTAATCATAAATGGGCAGAGTTCCGCAAAACAAAAGCGGGTGTAAAGTTACATTTGCGCCTAGTATTTATGGAAAAAGGAATTTCTTATCCTGAAAAGGCTGTGCTAACAATGGCAAAGGAACATGATCGTGGTCAACTCGAAATCATGGTAGACGACAAGGAATGCATGTATGTATTTGACCGGGGCTATCTAGACTATGAACGCTTTGATCGCATGACAGATGATGGGTACTTTTTTCTATCTAGGCTTCGTAAAAACGCAGTCATACGAGAGGTCTACGATTATAATCTACCCGAGGATACGAATGTTCTGTCCGATCAAATGGTGTTGATTGGTACAACTCAAAACCGTACTGAGAACTACTTTCGTCTTTTAAGAGTGATGGATTCAAAAGGAAACGAACTTCAGTTACTTACGAATCGTTTTGATTTAAGCGCCGAAGAGATTTCAGAGATGTATAAATCGCGCTGGGCAATTGAGTTGTTTTTCAAATGGATCAAACAGCACCTCAATATCAAAAAGTTCTACGGTCGAAGTGAATGGGCGATCCACAATCAAGTGTTTATCGCATTAATCGTTTTTTGCCTACATGTCCTCGTTCAACTCGAGACAAAAAGCAAGCGTAAAACCTTACAAATTAGCCGTTATCTAAGAGCTGTTTTGTGGAAGCCGGCACATATTTGGCTTCGGAAAATCGAAGGAAAAACGATTCCTTAA
- a CDS encoding DUF3854 domain-containing protein has protein sequence MMKLMRQTRVKDWFEYYRTPCVICGKTGGCMVNIDGSAVACIRVESETFFSKNSALPSYLHFLKGDKRKKIDQDEIEILNEGYPKQKNHVLNGVFRSLLDCLQLEDDHYKHLVSQERQLTDDQVSVRQYSSFPDKPWEIARMLQEGLEIDHFKGIPGFYLKDEKYWTIAGTKGILIPFRNHYNEIVGFQYRIDNPPNIVEVKTNGPGLKARVLEQPNKVQVAFQGEIISEQFVNLGKQWTTIYHDGDIKGWIRVVKGNRYFWLSSANKPHGTGSGNPAPIHVAVPTKKLQNWKEGELLKTRTAWLSEGPLKCDIAADCIEKLYDPLEIEDIGDTFLALPGVGAWRLAIPVLKEMGVEQVNLCFDADAVSNPHVKKHLMECAKELKLQGFKGNLILWNEDEGKGIDDFLLAGDKIPHMKKMF, from the coding sequence ATGATGAAACTTATGAGGCAGACAAGAGTTAAAGATTGGTTTGAGTATTATCGCACTCCATGTGTGATTTGTGGTAAAACAGGTGGATGCATGGTAAATATAGATGGTTCAGCTGTAGCATGTATCCGAGTAGAGAGTGAAACATTCTTCTCTAAAAACTCTGCTTTACCGAGCTACCTTCACTTTTTAAAGGGTGATAAGAGGAAAAAAATAGACCAAGATGAGATCGAAATTCTAAATGAAGGCTATCCAAAACAGAAGAACCATGTGCTAAATGGGGTATTTCGGTCTTTATTGGATTGTTTACAGTTAGAGGACGATCATTACAAACATTTAGTGTCTCAAGAAAGACAATTAACCGACGATCAAGTTAGTGTAAGGCAATACAGTAGTTTTCCAGATAAACCATGGGAAATTGCTCGTATGCTTCAAGAAGGATTAGAAATTGACCACTTTAAAGGGATACCTGGCTTTTATCTAAAGGACGAAAAATACTGGACAATCGCTGGAACAAAAGGAATTTTAATTCCATTTCGTAATCATTACAACGAAATCGTTGGGTTTCAATACCGTATTGATAATCCCCCTAATATCGTTGAAGTGAAAACTAATGGGCCAGGATTAAAAGCAAGAGTACTTGAACAACCAAATAAAGTTCAAGTGGCTTTCCAAGGAGAAATTATTTCTGAACAGTTTGTAAATCTAGGTAAACAATGGACAACGATTTATCATGACGGTGATATTAAAGGTTGGATTCGTGTAGTAAAAGGTAATCGGTACTTTTGGCTATCATCCGCTAATAAACCTCATGGGACAGGTTCAGGAAACCCTGCACCTATCCATGTTGCTGTACCAACAAAGAAATTACAGAACTGGAAAGAAGGAGAATTACTAAAGACTCGCACTGCTTGGTTATCCGAAGGTCCTCTGAAGTGTGACATTGCAGCTGATTGTATAGAAAAGCTATATGATCCGCTTGAGATCGAGGATATTGGTGATACCTTCTTAGCACTTCCGGGTGTAGGAGCATGGCGCTTAGCTATTCCAGTATTGAAAGAAATGGGAGTAGAGCAAGTGAATCTATGTTTCGATGCGGACGCTGTTTCAAATCCTCACGTTAAAAAACATTTGATGGAATGTGCGAAGGAATTAAAACTTCAAGGTTTCAAAGGGAACTTAATTTTATGGAACGAGGATGAAGGGAAAGGAATTGACGATTTTCTTCTTGCTGGAGATAAAATACCGCATATGAAGAAAATGTTTTAA
- a CDS encoding VirB4 family type IV secretion system protein, producing the protein MKEAKKKKQVKNKPSKEPKNKKKKQTEVEETPDYQMDTKPTMWDIISPEGLKINSEDFGIIKQSLGTKTYFRPFYIPRDGYPRKMQTNWLYKITSSGEVDILVDIHKVGKTDAIRTLQRQVTMLQSNLTFQTKRGNIDQINDLESKIRDTDLLMSEIQFSENDMYNVSTLGVLYAQSEKELNRYSEALEDEMSSSFFSLATAWGRIKKGYRSVLPFGKNELPDSLRNMDRRALSTFSPFISGSGKYMGGIPLGINKITGQLEFINSFGNEEYRPQNYNMFVVGVSGSGKSVTLKLLIARELTGANIYSRLIDPEGEFVRITKRLGGINLNISEEEDICINPLAINFTDIPLDEQDEELEMLEDTDEREIVEKEGKKYVRFVPLREKMNDILDFFDIIARGKNSEDRGLDVFERNYLEEAIQYIFAEKLKLTSHPDSLFSNEVVKVDNQLIQSKVRKPEPTITDVYEYLKERYEKESKALRLLAAIKPFLRTGSKPIFDGQTFLGKGVNQSLHDARLVNFNISQMEEGFLRPIAYHVILNYLWEHFVKNLDNATKKKFVYADEAWTLIDSDQTVSFLEKMARRARKRNAGLRLASQDFVRFVTNAKARGILQNTHSYLFLQQNKIDLKAIQENFDLSAGEINILFGNPDKGEGILRMGKSSVWLQTNPSQEELFFIESNQAVYEEQMKRKQLLEQR; encoded by the coding sequence ATGAAAGAAGCCAAAAAGAAGAAACAAGTGAAAAACAAGCCATCTAAAGAACCTAAAAATAAAAAGAAAAAACAAACAGAGGTTGAGGAAACACCAGATTACCAAATGGATACAAAACCTACTATGTGGGATATTATCTCACCTGAAGGTTTGAAGATAAACAGTGAAGACTTTGGAATTATTAAACAGTCGTTAGGAACAAAAACGTATTTCCGTCCATTCTACATACCAAGAGACGGATATCCACGAAAGATGCAAACAAACTGGCTATACAAAATTACATCAAGTGGGGAAGTAGATATTCTAGTAGACATTCACAAAGTTGGAAAAACTGATGCTATCCGAACATTGCAACGTCAAGTTACCATGCTCCAGTCCAACTTAACTTTCCAAACCAAAAGAGGAAACATTGATCAAATTAACGATTTAGAATCAAAAATTAGAGATACTGATCTTTTAATGTCAGAAATTCAATTTAGTGAAAATGATATGTACAACGTTAGTACTCTTGGTGTCTTATATGCTCAAAGCGAAAAAGAGCTGAACAGATATAGTGAAGCTCTTGAAGATGAAATGAGTAGTAGCTTCTTCTCCCTAGCTACTGCCTGGGGTCGTATCAAGAAAGGGTACCGAAGTGTATTGCCTTTTGGAAAAAATGAATTACCTGATTCTCTTCGTAATATGGACCGAAGAGCATTATCTACTTTTTCTCCATTCATTAGTGGAAGTGGGAAGTATATGGGAGGTATCCCATTAGGTATAAATAAAATTACTGGACAACTTGAATTTATTAATAGTTTTGGGAATGAAGAGTACCGCCCTCAAAACTACAATATGTTCGTGGTAGGGGTGTCAGGTAGTGGAAAGTCCGTAACTCTTAAACTTTTAATCGCAAGAGAATTAACGGGTGCAAATATTTATTCTAGATTAATAGATCCAGAGGGTGAATTCGTCCGGATTACAAAGAGATTAGGAGGTATTAATCTTAATATTTCGGAAGAAGAAGATATTTGTATCAACCCTTTAGCCATTAACTTTACTGATATTCCTCTTGATGAACAAGATGAGGAATTAGAAATGTTAGAAGACACTGACGAACGTGAAATCGTTGAGAAGGAAGGAAAGAAATATGTTCGCTTTGTTCCGCTAAGAGAAAAAATGAACGATATTCTTGATTTCTTTGATATTATCGCTCGTGGTAAAAATTCAGAAGATCGAGGCCTGGATGTATTTGAACGAAACTATTTAGAAGAGGCAATTCAATATATATTTGCTGAAAAATTGAAATTAACTTCCCACCCTGATTCCTTATTCAGCAATGAAGTAGTAAAGGTTGATAACCAACTGATTCAGTCGAAAGTAAGGAAGCCTGAGCCTACTATTACAGATGTATATGAATACCTAAAGGAACGCTATGAGAAAGAATCAAAGGCATTACGTCTTCTTGCGGCCATCAAACCTTTTCTACGTACTGGCTCTAAACCTATATTTGATGGACAAACTTTCTTAGGTAAAGGGGTAAACCAATCGCTTCATGATGCAAGACTTGTAAACTTCAACATTAGTCAAATGGAAGAAGGTTTTTTACGCCCTATTGCCTATCACGTTATCCTGAACTACCTATGGGAGCATTTTGTTAAGAACCTTGACAATGCAACGAAAAAGAAATTTGTTTATGCCGATGAAGCCTGGACGCTAATCGACTCTGACCAGACTGTTAGTTTCCTAGAAAAAATGGCACGTAGAGCACGTAAAAGGAATGCGGGTCTTCGTCTAGCTTCTCAGGACTTTGTTCGCTTTGTAACGAATGCAAAGGCTCGAGGAATCTTACAAAATACTCATTCTTATTTATTCTTACAGCAAAACAAAATTGACTTAAAAGCAATTCAAGAAAACTTTGACCTCTCTGCAGGTGAAATTAATATTCTCTTCGGTAATCCCGATAAAGGGGAGGGAATCCTCCGTATGGGTAAAAGTTCAGTTTGGTTACAGACAAACCCGAGTCAGGAAGAATTATTCTTTATTGAATCTAACCAAGCAGTATATGAAGAACAAATGAAACGCAAGCAGCTTCTTGAACAGAGATAA
- a CDS encoding helix-turn-helix domain-containing protein has product MVTVYRLNEIEIEDDIERLIILRKRLNLSQYQFAKAVGVSTSYLGQIERGELPLSVQFRARINDFLKREKEMYEKDIFSDF; this is encoded by the coding sequence ATGGTAACGGTATATAGACTTAATGAGATTGAAATTGAAGACGATATAGAAAGATTAATTATCCTTCGTAAACGCTTAAACCTATCACAATATCAATTTGCAAAGGCGGTAGGTGTCAGTACGAGTTATCTTGGACAGATTGAAAGAGGTGAACTCCCACTGTCCGTTCAATTTCGAGCTCGAATTAATGACTTTTTGAAGCGGGAGAAAGAGATGTATGAGAAAGATATTTTTAGCGATTTCTGA